The following coding sequences are from one Oncorhynchus kisutch isolate 150728-3 linkage group LG23, Okis_V2, whole genome shotgun sequence window:
- the nup54 gene encoding nucleoporin p54 isoform X3 codes for MAFNFGGAATNPATGLAAPGFGTTTTAAAPAGFGGFGTTTTGAFGGFGTTTTSAAAPGSTFSFAAPASTTGGLFGNTQNKGFGFSSGLGTGTTAAAGFGTSLGTTLGGGFGGFNIQPQQQQQGSFFGQQAQAPAQSNQLVHTANALSAPTLLGDERDAILAKWNQLQAFWGTGKGYFNNQLPPVDFTQENPFCRFKAVGYSCIPGSKDEDGLVVLAFNKKEADVRSQQQQLVESLHKVLGGNQTLTVNVEGVKALPDDQTEVVIYVVERSPNGTSKRIPATTLYSYVEQANTKAQLTQLAVFMSVTRTELSPAQLKQLLANAPAGVDPIIWEQAKVDNPDADKLIPVPMVGFKELLRRLKIQDQMTKQHQSRVDIISNDISELQKNQATTVAKIAQYKRKLMDLSHRVLQVLIKQEIQRKSGYAIQVDEEHLRVQLDTIQCELNAPTQFKGRLNELMSQIRMQNHFGTVRSEERYSVDGDLLREIRQHLKQQQEGLSQLISVIKDDVEDIKLIEHGLLDRLG; via the exons GTGCTTTTGGGGGTTTTGGGACAACCACTACATCCGCTGCTGCGCCTGGGTCAACTTTCAGCTTCGCTGCTCCTGCAAGCACAACAG GAGGACTGTTTGGTAATACCCAGAATAAGGGATTTGGGTTCTCCTCTGGGCTGGGCACTGGCACTACTGCTGCAGCTGGGTTTGGAACAAGTCTGGGGACAACTCTAGGAGGTGGATTTGGTGGCTTCAATATCCAGCCACAGCAGCAACAGCAAG GAAGCTTTTTTGGGCAGCAGGCCCAGGCCCCGGCCCAGTCTAATCAGCTCGTCCACACAGCTAACGCCCTGTCTGCCCCCACCCTGCTTGGGGACGAGAGAGATGCCATCTTGGCCAAGTGGAATCAGCTCCAGGCCTTCTGGGGAACAGGCAAGGGCTATTTCAACAACCAACTCCCCCCTGTAGACTTCACACAGGAGAACCCTTTCTGCAGGTTCAAG GCGGTGGGCTACAGCTGTATCCCAGGCAGTAAGGATGAGGATGGTCTGGTTGTCCTGGCCTTCAATAAGAAGGAGGCTGATGTTCGTAGCCAACAGCAGCAGCTGGTTGAGTCTCTACACAAGGTGCTGGGAGGGAACCAGACTCTCACCGTCAACGTAGAGGGAGTCAAAGCCCTGCCTGATGACCA GACGGAGGTGGTGATCTATGTGGTGGAGCGTTCTCCTAACGGCACATCTAAGAGGATCCCAGCAACAACACTGTACAGCTATGTAGAGCAGGCTAACACCAAGGCCCAGCTCACACAGCTAGCAGTTTTCATGTCTGTTACACGCACTGAGCTCTCACCAGCACAGCTCAAACAGCTGCTGGCGAATGCACCAGCAG GTGTGGATCCCATCATTTGGGAACAGGCAAAGGTGGATAACCCTGATGCGGACAA GTTGATCCCCGTCCCCATGGTTGGTTTCAAAGAACTACTCCGCAGACTGAAGATTCAGGACCAGATGACCAAACAGCACCAGTCCAGAGTAGAC ATCATCTCTAATGACATCAGTGAACTGCAGAAGAACCAGGCAACAACAGTGGCTAAGATCGCTCAATACAAGAGGAAGCTGATGGATCTCTCTCACAGAGTACTACAG gttctGATCAAGCAGGAGATTCAGAGGAAGAGTGGCTATGCCATCCAGGTGGATGAGGAGCACCTAAGAGTGCAGCTGGACACCATCCAGTGTGAACTCAATGCCCCCACGCAGTTCAAG GGGCGTCTGAACGAGCTGATGTCCCAGATCCGGATGCAGAACCACTTTGGGACGGTGCGCTCAGAGGAACGATATAGTGTGGATGGAGACCTTCTCAGAGAGATCAGACAG CACctgaagcagcagcaggagggtcTGAGTCAGCTGATCAGTGTGATCAAAGATGACGTGGAAGACATCAAACTGATAGAACATGGCCTCTTGGACAGACTCGGCTGA
- the nup54 gene encoding nucleoporin p54 isoform X6: MAFNFGGAATNPATGLAAPGFGTTTTAAAPAGFGGFGTTTTGAFGGFGTTTTSAAAPGSTFSFAAPASTTGGLFGNTQNKGFGFSSGLGTGTTAAAGFGTSLGTTLGGGFGGFNIQPQQQQQANALSAPTLLGDERDAILAKWNQLQAFWGTGKGYFNNQLPPVDFTQENPFCRFKAVGYSCIPGSKDEDGLVVLAFNKKEADVRSQQQQLVESLHKVLGGNQTLTVNVEGVKALPDDQTEVVIYVVERSPNGTSKRIPATTLYSYVEQANTKAQLTQLAVFMSVTRTELSPAQLKQLLANAPAGVDPIIWEQAKVDNPDADKLIPVPMVGFKELLRRLKIQDQMTKQHQSRVDIISNDISELQKNQATTVAKIAQYKRKLMDLSHRVLQVLIKQEIQRKSGYAIQVDEEHLRVQLDTIQCELNAPTQFKGRLNELMSQIRMQNHFGTVRSEERYSVDGDLLREIRQHLKQQQEGLSQLISVIKDDVEDIKLIEHGLLDRLG; encoded by the exons GTGCTTTTGGGGGTTTTGGGACAACCACTACATCCGCTGCTGCGCCTGGGTCAACTTTCAGCTTCGCTGCTCCTGCAAGCACAACAG GAGGACTGTTTGGTAATACCCAGAATAAGGGATTTGGGTTCTCCTCTGGGCTGGGCACTGGCACTACTGCTGCAGCTGGGTTTGGAACAAGTCTGGGGACAACTCTAGGAGGTGGATTTGGTGGCTTCAATATCCAGCCACAGCAGCAACAGCAAG CTAACGCCCTGTCTGCCCCCACCCTGCTTGGGGACGAGAGAGATGCCATCTTGGCCAAGTGGAATCAGCTCCAGGCCTTCTGGGGAACAGGCAAGGGCTATTTCAACAACCAACTCCCCCCTGTAGACTTCACACAGGAGAACCCTTTCTGCAGGTTCAAG GCGGTGGGCTACAGCTGTATCCCAGGCAGTAAGGATGAGGATGGTCTGGTTGTCCTGGCCTTCAATAAGAAGGAGGCTGATGTTCGTAGCCAACAGCAGCAGCTGGTTGAGTCTCTACACAAGGTGCTGGGAGGGAACCAGACTCTCACCGTCAACGTAGAGGGAGTCAAAGCCCTGCCTGATGACCA GACGGAGGTGGTGATCTATGTGGTGGAGCGTTCTCCTAACGGCACATCTAAGAGGATCCCAGCAACAACACTGTACAGCTATGTAGAGCAGGCTAACACCAAGGCCCAGCTCACACAGCTAGCAGTTTTCATGTCTGTTACACGCACTGAGCTCTCACCAGCACAGCTCAAACAGCTGCTGGCGAATGCACCAGCAG GTGTGGATCCCATCATTTGGGAACAGGCAAAGGTGGATAACCCTGATGCGGACAA GTTGATCCCCGTCCCCATGGTTGGTTTCAAAGAACTACTCCGCAGACTGAAGATTCAGGACCAGATGACCAAACAGCACCAGTCCAGAGTAGAC ATCATCTCTAATGACATCAGTGAACTGCAGAAGAACCAGGCAACAACAGTGGCTAAGATCGCTCAATACAAGAGGAAGCTGATGGATCTCTCTCACAGAGTACTACAG gttctGATCAAGCAGGAGATTCAGAGGAAGAGTGGCTATGCCATCCAGGTGGATGAGGAGCACCTAAGAGTGCAGCTGGACACCATCCAGTGTGAACTCAATGCCCCCACGCAGTTCAAG GGGCGTCTGAACGAGCTGATGTCCCAGATCCGGATGCAGAACCACTTTGGGACGGTGCGCTCAGAGGAACGATATAGTGTGGATGGAGACCTTCTCAGAGAGATCAGACAG CACctgaagcagcagcaggagggtcTGAGTCAGCTGATCAGTGTGATCAAAGATGACGTGGAAGACATCAAACTGATAGAACATGGCCTCTTGGACAGACTCGGCTGA